A window from Caulobacter sp. X encodes these proteins:
- a CDS encoding glycosyltransferase family 4 protein has protein sequence MKVLVVNNAAPFQRGGAEELADHLVRRLNATPGVQSELVRVPFTWEPAERLIEEMLIARGLRLPNVDRVIGLKFPAYLIPHHDKVLWLLHQFRQAYDLSEAGQSHLDFDEAGRTVKAAIRAADNACFADCRKIYCNSPVTQNRLMKFNGVPSEVLYPPLNDGELFTGGDYGDYVFAGGRVAAGKRQHLLIEALALLPNGPRLIIAGPPENEAYADRLRKLVEDLDLKDRVSLRFGFHPREDIARWANDALACAYLPFDEDSVGYVTMEAFAAGKPVLTVTDSGGLLEIVSEETGAVAEPTPAALSEALARLTSHRGRAMSRGATARDLWRNKNVTWEATVRRLLD, from the coding sequence ATGAAGGTTCTGGTCGTCAACAACGCCGCGCCGTTCCAGCGCGGCGGCGCCGAGGAGCTGGCCGACCACCTGGTCCGCCGCCTGAACGCCACGCCCGGCGTCCAGTCCGAGCTTGTCCGCGTGCCCTTCACCTGGGAGCCGGCCGAGCGACTGATCGAGGAGATGCTGATCGCCCGCGGGCTGCGGCTGCCCAATGTCGATCGGGTCATCGGCTTGAAGTTTCCCGCCTATCTGATCCCGCACCACGACAAGGTGCTGTGGCTGCTGCACCAGTTCCGGCAAGCCTATGACCTGTCCGAGGCCGGTCAGAGCCACCTGGATTTCGACGAGGCGGGCCGGACGGTGAAGGCGGCGATCCGCGCGGCCGACAACGCCTGCTTCGCCGACTGCCGCAAGATCTACTGCAACTCGCCCGTCACCCAAAACCGGCTGATGAAGTTCAATGGCGTGCCGTCCGAGGTGCTTTATCCGCCGCTGAACGACGGCGAGCTGTTCACCGGCGGTGACTACGGCGACTACGTCTTCGCCGGCGGCCGCGTGGCGGCGGGCAAGCGCCAGCACCTGCTGATCGAGGCCTTGGCTCTGCTGCCGAACGGCCCGCGTCTGATCATCGCCGGCCCGCCGGAGAACGAGGCCTATGCCGACCGTCTGCGCAAGCTGGTCGAGGATCTGGATCTGAAGGACCGCGTGTCCTTGCGCTTTGGCTTCCATCCGCGCGAGGATATCGCGCGCTGGGCCAATGACGCCCTGGCCTGCGCCTATTTGCCGTTCGACGAGGACAGCGTGGGCTACGTGACCATGGAAGCCTTCGCGGCCGGCAAGCCAGTCCTGACGGTCACTGACTCCGGCGGCTTGCTGGAGATCGTCAGCGAAGAGACCGGCGCGGTGGCCGAGCCCACGCCCGCCGCCCTATCCGAGGCCTTGGCCCGTTTAACGTCTCACCGGGGACGCGCGATGTCGCGAGGCGCTACGGCGCGTGACCTCTGGCGCAACAAGAATGTCACATGGGAGGCGACAGTGCGTCGTCTTCTTGATTAA
- a CDS encoding DUF599 domain-containing protein, with translation MPLLDIFVLVVFTLCWLLYEPMLRRLGEAGGVLNTDMTVIRRRWMQEMAVREIALLDGQLLGHAINSASFFASSNLILIAAAAGVLFGGDSAWKSVEGLAVLAKTTPMMFQIKLGLVLIALARGLLDFIWSIRQMNYCLAAIGAAPMWAPAKVLEEYAEAAGGILNPALSAFNAGVRAYYFALAAACWLLGPLPFMTATLGAMTLLLWRQRRSRASLAVHKVREILERQPVVHGPHLTKLKRPPPPKDRA, from the coding sequence ATGCCGTTGCTCGACATCTTCGTCCTGGTCGTCTTCACGCTCTGCTGGCTGCTGTACGAGCCCATGCTCCGGCGCCTGGGCGAGGCCGGAGGCGTGCTCAACACCGACATGACCGTGATCCGCCGCCGGTGGATGCAGGAGATGGCCGTGCGCGAGATCGCGCTGCTGGACGGCCAGCTCTTGGGCCATGCGATCAACTCGGCCAGCTTCTTCGCCTCGTCGAACCTGATCCTGATCGCCGCGGCGGCCGGGGTGCTGTTCGGCGGCGACAGCGCCTGGAAGAGCGTCGAGGGCCTGGCGGTGCTGGCCAAGACCACGCCGATGATGTTCCAGATCAAGCTGGGCCTGGTGCTGATCGCCCTGGCGCGCGGTCTCTTGGACTTCATCTGGTCGATCCGCCAGATGAACTACTGCCTGGCCGCGATCGGCGCCGCGCCGATGTGGGCGCCCGCCAAGGTGCTGGAGGAATACGCCGAAGCGGCCGGGGGCATCCTCAACCCGGCGCTGTCGGCCTTCAACGCCGGCGTCCGCGCCTACTACTTCGCCTTGGCGGCCGCCTGCTGGCTGCTAGGCCCCCTGCCCTTCATGACGGCGACGCTGGGCGCGATGACCTTGCTGCTCTGGCGCCAGCGCCGCAGCCGCGCCTCGTTGGCGGTCCATAAGGTGCGCGAGATCCTCGAGCGCCAGCCGGTCGTGCACGGGCCGCATCTGACCAAGCTGAAGCGCCCGCCGCCCCCGAAGGACCGCGCTTAG
- a CDS encoding glycosyltransferase, with amino-acid sequence MTSPLLALWRRLPTPIRRGAHLAKGAPKAAFERASEWVDRTAKAQALRAAEARTQRRTRRRNRRPALPVTVVGFHGAVHGLGEGARMLARGFADAGLPVRAVDLSRFVGMPVDIETAYPPPGVRERGVVISHINPPELLRWARETEGRLLGGRRHIGYWAWELEDAPAAWAPAFDLVDEVWTPSAFAADALRKIAPPRVKVTPLPYPLYLNPRPGADRARFELPDDTVVVLMAFDLRSTAQRKNPYAALRAFQAAKRQTARAALLVCKVVGADLYPETYAALAADVAGDPSIRLMRESLSAEDMALLTASSDIILSLHRSEGYGLLLAEAIWLGKPTLATGWSSNVEFMDLASSQLVDYALIPVEGDGAIYQAGRWAAADEDDAARKLARMIDDDAWRAELAAATSRNGHVSFDRAAWLETLRRLLPLR; translated from the coding sequence ATGACTTCACCGCTTCTGGCGCTTTGGCGTCGCTTGCCCACGCCCATCCGTCGGGGCGCGCACCTGGCCAAGGGCGCGCCGAAGGCGGCGTTCGAGCGCGCCAGCGAATGGGTGGATAGGACCGCCAAGGCCCAAGCCCTTCGCGCGGCCGAGGCCAGGACCCAGCGCCGCACGCGCCGTCGCAATCGTCGCCCCGCCTTGCCCGTCACCGTCGTGGGCTTCCACGGCGCCGTTCATGGCTTGGGCGAAGGCGCTCGAATGCTGGCGCGAGGCTTCGCCGACGCCGGTCTTCCCGTCCGCGCCGTGGACCTGTCGCGCTTCGTGGGCATGCCCGTCGACATCGAAACGGCCTATCCGCCGCCGGGCGTCAGAGAGCGCGGGGTGGTGATCTCGCACATCAACCCGCCGGAACTCCTGCGCTGGGCGCGCGAGACGGAAGGGCGGCTTCTCGGCGGCCGGCGGCATATCGGCTACTGGGCCTGGGAGCTCGAGGACGCCCCGGCGGCCTGGGCTCCCGCCTTCGATCTGGTGGACGAAGTCTGGACCCCCTCGGCCTTCGCGGCCGACGCGCTGCGCAAGATCGCGCCGCCGAGGGTCAAGGTCACGCCCCTGCCCTATCCGCTGTATCTCAATCCCAGGCCTGGCGCGGATCGCGCCCGCTTTGAGCTGCCCGACGACACGGTGGTCGTCCTGATGGCGTTCGACCTGCGCTCGACCGCCCAGCGCAAGAACCCGTACGCCGCGCTCCGCGCATTCCAGGCGGCCAAGCGTCAGACCGCGCGCGCGGCGCTGCTCGTCTGCAAGGTGGTCGGGGCCGATCTCTATCCGGAGACCTACGCGGCCCTCGCCGCCGACGTCGCGGGGGACCCGAGCATCCGGCTGATGCGGGAAAGCTTGTCGGCCGAGGACATGGCCCTCCTGACAGCCAGCAGCGACATCATCCTGTCGCTGCATCGCTCGGAGGGCTACGGCCTGCTGCTGGCCGAGGCGATCTGGCTGGGCAAGCCGACCCTGGCGACCGGGTGGTCCTCGAACGTGGAGTTCATGGACCTCGCCTCCAGCCAGCTGGTCGACTACGCCCTGATCCCCGTCGAAGGCGACGGGGCGATCTACCAGGCCGGGCGCTGGGCGGCGGCCGACGAGGACGACGCGGCGCGCAAGCTGGCGCGGATGATCGACGACGACGCCTGGCGCGCCGAACTGGCCGCCGCGACATCCCGCAACGGCCATGTGTCGTTCGATCGCGCGGCCTGGCTGGAGACCCTTCGCCGCCTGCTGCCGCTGCGCTGA
- a CDS encoding TolC family outer membrane protein: protein MRVLSKVLSVRTSVIAVAVAMAVAGGAERAHAETLADAITAAYQSNPNIQAQRAAMRALDENYTQARSAYGLQATAQVSEGYGYARGPQTNTGYPLYKTETREGIGQSNDLSVSQTLYTNGRYAARLAGVEAQIKASRENLRRIEMDLLVRVTNAYVSVRRDREVLRISLGGEAFLRKQLQDTEDRYSVRQITLTDVQQAKARLAAASTQVANAQAQLNVSIAYYASLVGHLPDNLEPEPDIDGLPTTLDEAFNQAEEANPTLNAALFTEKASRLGVVQARAQRLFSVSARADYRNGPYVPYSAKDANRSNTVNASITLTQPLFAAGQLNSQVRQSIEENNRDKLLIEDARRNMVLSVSQYWDQLVAARKSLVSQEEEMKANTVAFYGVREEERFALRSTIEVLNAQAELQNAQLAFIRGRASEYVGRVQLLAQVGTLEVGNLAPGVAAYDPTRNFKKVRYKGVLPTDLIVQTMDKIALPLEPKKPKAGDTTPIRPPSSELPAKPIAADKVAPPPSINEMPALSDSDAPLATAPKG from the coding sequence ATGCGAGTGCTGTCGAAAGTCCTGTCCGTTCGAACGTCGGTGATCGCCGTGGCCGTCGCCATGGCTGTGGCCGGCGGCGCCGAACGCGCTCACGCCGAGACCTTGGCCGACGCGATCACGGCGGCCTATCAAAGCAACCCCAACATCCAGGCCCAGCGCGCCGCCATGCGCGCCCTGGACGAGAACTACACCCAGGCGCGGTCGGCTTACGGCCTGCAGGCCACCGCCCAGGTGTCTGAAGGCTATGGCTATGCGCGCGGGCCTCAAACGAACACTGGCTATCCCCTGTACAAGACGGAAACGCGAGAAGGCATAGGACAGTCGAACGACCTGTCTGTAAGCCAGACTCTCTACACCAACGGCCGCTATGCGGCGCGTCTCGCGGGCGTCGAGGCTCAGATCAAGGCGTCGCGCGAAAACCTCCGCCGCATCGAGATGGACCTGCTGGTCCGCGTGACCAACGCTTATGTCTCCGTGCGCCGTGACCGCGAGGTTCTGCGCATCAGCCTGGGGGGCGAAGCTTTCCTGCGCAAGCAACTGCAGGACACCGAGGACCGCTACAGCGTCCGCCAGATCACCCTAACGGACGTGCAGCAGGCCAAGGCGCGCCTCGCCGCCGCCAGCACCCAGGTGGCCAACGCTCAGGCCCAGCTGAACGTCAGCATCGCCTACTATGCGTCGCTCGTGGGGCATCTGCCCGACAATCTCGAACCGGAGCCGGATATCGACGGTCTGCCGACGACCCTGGACGAGGCGTTCAATCAGGCTGAAGAGGCGAACCCAACCCTGAACGCGGCGCTCTTCACCGAAAAGGCTTCGCGTCTGGGCGTGGTGCAGGCGCGCGCTCAGCGGCTGTTCTCCGTCTCGGCGCGCGCGGACTATCGCAACGGGCCCTACGTGCCCTACAGCGCCAAGGATGCGAACCGTTCGAACACGGTGAATGCGTCGATCACCCTGACCCAACCGCTGTTCGCCGCCGGTCAGCTTAACTCCCAGGTCCGTCAGTCGATCGAGGAGAACAATCGCGACAAGCTGCTGATCGAAGACGCGCGCCGCAACATGGTGCTGAGCGTCTCTCAGTACTGGGACCAACTGGTCGCCGCCCGCAAGTCGCTGGTCAGCCAGGAAGAGGAAATGAAGGCGAACACGGTCGCCTTCTACGGCGTGCGCGAGGAAGAACGCTTCGCTCTGCGCAGCACGATCGAGGTTCTGAACGCCCAGGCCGAGCTGCAGAACGCCCAGCTCGCCTTCATTCGCGGTCGGGCCAGCGAGTATGTCGGCCGCGTCCAGCTGCTGGCGCAGGTCGGTACGCTGGAAGTCGGCAATCTGGCGCCGGGCGTGGCGGCCTACGACCCGACCCGCAACTTCAAGAAGGTGCGCTACAAGGGTGTGCTGCCGACCGATCTGATCGTCCAGACCATGGACAAGATCGCGCTGCCGCTGGAGCCGAAGAAGCCGAAGGCCGGCGACACGACGCCGATCCGGCCGCCGTCCTCGGAATTGCCGGCCAAGCCGATCGCCGCGGACAAGGTGGCGCCGCCGCCGTCGATCAACGAAATGCCGGCGCTGAGCGATAGCGACGCGCCGCTGGCCACCGCGCCGAAGGGCTGA
- a CDS encoding MFS transporter, which produces MTANADAPGARLSPTARARAILGGSAGNLVEWYDWFAYAAFTLYFAPAFFPKGDQTVQLLQAAAVFFLGFVARPIGAWLMGLYADHSGRRAALSASVALMCAGALIIAVTPGYAAIGLWAPAILLFARVLQGLSVGGEYGASATYMSEMAGKARRGFWSSFHYVTLIAGQLLALGVLIVLQRLLPEDALKAWGWRVPFVIGALLAVVVFWIRRGLDESIAFKNAGPRENLSRRQVGVAGALLALTVIAGVIGVTTGPLARPAQILGAVFLVLFFVSLIVPLVRLHPRESLLIMGLTAGGSLTFYVYTTYMQKFLVNTAGFSKGQASEISALSLIGFLLAQPLAGWLSDKVGRKPMLIAAFGGGALSIWPIMTGISQATTVTGALSLILAGVAIQSCYTSISAVVKAELFPAHVRALGVALPYALANVLFGGTAEMVALAFKHEKMESAFYVYVAGVMTLGLICSVILKDTGRHSLIHED; this is translated from the coding sequence ATGACGGCGAACGCCGACGCGCCCGGAGCGCGACTTTCGCCGACCGCCCGCGCCCGGGCCATTCTCGGCGGATCGGCCGGCAACCTCGTCGAATGGTACGACTGGTTCGCCTACGCCGCCTTCACCCTCTATTTCGCCCCCGCCTTCTTCCCGAAAGGCGACCAGACCGTTCAGCTGCTGCAGGCGGCGGCGGTCTTTTTTCTGGGCTTCGTGGCGCGGCCGATCGGCGCCTGGCTGATGGGCCTGTACGCCGATCACTCGGGTCGACGCGCGGCGTTGTCAGCCTCGGTCGCCCTGATGTGCGCCGGCGCTCTGATCATCGCCGTCACGCCAGGCTACGCCGCGATCGGCCTTTGGGCCCCGGCGATCCTGTTGTTCGCCCGCGTCCTGCAGGGCCTTTCGGTCGGCGGCGAATACGGCGCCAGCGCCACCTATATGAGCGAGATGGCCGGCAAGGCCCGGCGCGGCTTCTGGTCCAGCTTCCACTACGTGACCCTGATCGCCGGGCAGTTGCTGGCGCTGGGCGTGCTCATCGTGCTGCAGCGGCTGCTGCCCGAGGACGCGCTGAAGGCCTGGGGCTGGCGGGTTCCGTTCGTGATCGGCGCCCTGCTGGCCGTCGTCGTCTTCTGGATCCGGCGCGGCCTGGACGAGAGCATCGCCTTCAAGAACGCCGGCCCGCGCGAGAACCTCTCGCGGCGCCAGGTCGGCGTCGCCGGGGCGCTGCTGGCGCTGACCGTGATCGCCGGCGTGATCGGCGTGACGACCGGACCGCTGGCCCGCCCCGCCCAGATCCTGGGCGCGGTGTTCCTGGTGCTGTTCTTCGTCTCGCTGATCGTGCCGCTCGTGCGGCTGCATCCGCGCGAGAGCCTGCTGATCATGGGCCTGACAGCCGGCGGGTCGCTGACCTTCTACGTCTACACGACCTATATGCAGAAGTTCCTGGTCAACACGGCCGGCTTCTCCAAGGGGCAGGCCTCCGAGATCAGCGCGCTCAGCCTGATCGGCTTCCTGCTGGCCCAGCCTCTGGCTGGATGGCTGTCGGACAAGGTGGGGCGCAAGCCGATGCTGATCGCGGCGTTCGGCGGCGGCGCCCTATCGATCTGGCCGATCATGACGGGGATCTCCCAGGCGACCACGGTGACGGGCGCCCTGTCGCTGATCCTGGCCGGCGTGGCGATCCAGTCCTGCTACACCTCGATCAGCGCGGTGGTGAAGGCCGAGCTGTTTCCCGCCCACGTGCGGGCGCTGGGCGTGGCCCTGCCCTACGCCCTGGCCAATGTGCTGTTCGGCGGCACGGCCGAGATGGTCGCCCTGGCGTTCAAGCACGAGAAGATGGAAAGCGCCTTCTATGTCTATGTGGCGGGGGTCATGACCTTGGGCCTGATCTGTTCGGTTATCCTCAAAGACACCGGCCGCCACAGCCTTATCCACGAGGATTGA